One part of the Methanomassiliicoccales archaeon genome encodes these proteins:
- the phoU gene encoding phosphate signaling complex protein PhoU → MTSRRVFTEELEKLDYEVAQMARLAVEAIEKGVRAFVKMDKDLMNEVEQLDVEIYCWDIRIEKHCLDVIALHAPVASDLRTVSTCLKIITDLNRIGRYALDIAEFTENFHDQTHFKKLVSIPFMGEKVVAMVTQAVESYVHRNAEEAQELYDKDDEVDHLWESILRETLSYMMEDPRKTTLGTYYILVARYLERIADHSVNIGERVAYMVTGKRLKARDWTQICAEPDDQSGK, encoded by the coding sequence ATGACATCGAGGAGAGTTTTCACCGAGGAACTCGAGAAGCTGGATTACGAGGTCGCTCAGATGGCCCGTCTGGCGGTCGAGGCCATCGAGAAAGGAGTTAGAGCTTTCGTGAAAATGGACAAGGACCTCATGAATGAGGTGGAACAGCTTGACGTTGAGATCTACTGCTGGGACATCCGTATCGAGAAACATTGCTTGGATGTGATCGCTCTCCATGCTCCCGTTGCTAGTGACCTCAGAACAGTCTCCACATGCTTGAAGATCATCACTGATCTCAATCGAATAGGTCGCTATGCGCTCGACATTGCAGAGTTCACGGAGAACTTCCACGATCAAACACACTTCAAGAAGCTGGTCTCCATTCCATTCATGGGGGAGAAGGTGGTGGCCATGGTCACGCAGGCGGTCGAGAGCTACGTTCACCGCAATGCCGAGGAAGCCCAAGAACTATACGATAAGGACGACGAGGTGGATCATCTCTGGGAGAGTATCCTCCGAGAGACGTTATCCTACATGATGGAGGATCCCAGGAAGACAACCCTTGGGACATACTACATTCTGGTGGCTAGATACCTGGAAAGGATCGCAGATCACTCGGTGAATATCGGAGAGAGGGTGGCGTACATGGTCACAGGAAAGCGGTTGAAGGCCAGGGACTGGACCCAGATATGTGCTGAACCTGATGATCAGTCCGGAAAATGA
- a CDS encoding phosphate ABC transporter ATP-binding protein, translating into MDTKIDVRDLSVWFDENQALKDVNLKIKENMITAIIGPSGCGKSTFVRSINRMNDTISKCITEGNILVDGKDIFDKDVDVVDIRKRIGMVFQKPNPFPKSIFDNITYGPKIHGVRDKKELSDIVEWSLKRAALWDEVKERLNKSAYSLSGGQQQRLCIARTLAIKPEIVLFDEPCSALDPIATAKIEDLLIDLKKDYTVVIVTHSMQQAARVADKTAFFYLGKLIEYGNTKRLFENPKEDLTEQYITGRMG; encoded by the coding sequence ATGGATACTAAGATTGATGTGCGCGACCTCAGCGTCTGGTTCGATGAAAATCAGGCTCTCAAGGACGTCAACCTCAAGATCAAAGAGAATATGATCACCGCTATCATCGGCCCCTCCGGCTGCGGCAAGTCCACCTTTGTACGTAGCATAAACCGCATGAATGATACGATTTCCAAATGCATAACGGAGGGGAACATCCTTGTGGATGGAAAGGACATCTTCGACAAGGATGTGGATGTCGTTGATATTAGGAAGAGGATCGGAATGGTCTTTCAGAAACCCAATCCTTTCCCCAAGTCCATTTTCGATAACATCACGTATGGTCCCAAGATACACGGGGTCAGGGACAAGAAGGAACTGTCTGACATTGTAGAATGGAGTCTGAAGCGGGCCGCTCTGTGGGATGAGGTCAAGGAGCGATTGAATAAGTCTGCCTACAGCCTCTCAGGCGGTCAGCAGCAGAGATTATGCATTGCCAGGACTTTGGCGATAAAACCCGAGATCGTGCTCTTTGACGAACCCTGCTCTGCCCTGGACCCAATAGCCACAGCGAAGATAGAAGACCTGCTGATAGATCTTAAGAAAGACTATACCGTGGTCATAGTAACGCATAGCATGCAGCAGGCAGCAAGGGTCGCAGACAAGACAGCTTTCTTTTACTTAGGAAAACTGATAGAGTACGGGAACACCAAGAGGCTCTTTGAGAATCCCAAGGAAGATCTCACGGAACAATATATCACCGGGAGGATGGGTTGA
- the pstA gene encoding phosphate ABC transporter permease PstA: MSGNLARRRRKEKTLFMLFRICGALVVLALVVLLFYMFSGGISMISWDFLTQFPRDGMKEGGIYPAIVGTLYLMSIVLFVSIPIGVLSAVYLVEYQPSRTFSKIWRTALHNLAGVPSVVYGLLGVGLFVYFLNFGLSLLAAGLTLSLLVLPLVIAAAREAIQAVPDSLREASLALGATKWQTIRHHILPYSISGIMTGVILSLSRAAGDTAPILLTGAWFYMSSLPSSVFDKFMALPYHIFTMSTQMADLELGKQIAYGTAVVLLMIILGMNLFAIIIRKKYREKYRW, from the coding sequence ATGAGCGGCAATCTGGCGCGCAGGAGACGGAAGGAGAAGACGCTTTTCATGCTCTTTCGGATTTGCGGAGCCTTAGTTGTGCTGGCCCTTGTCGTGCTTCTATTCTACATGTTCAGCGGAGGCATAAGCATGATCAGCTGGGATTTCCTCACCCAGTTTCCTCGCGACGGAATGAAGGAGGGAGGCATATATCCCGCCATAGTGGGGACTTTATACCTCATGTCCATCGTGCTTTTCGTCTCTATACCTATTGGGGTACTCTCTGCCGTATACCTTGTCGAGTATCAACCATCTAGGACCTTCTCGAAAATCTGGAGGACCGCCCTGCATAATCTAGCCGGAGTTCCTTCCGTAGTATATGGTCTGTTGGGAGTAGGCCTTTTCGTTTACTTCTTGAACTTTGGGCTCAGTCTGCTAGCAGCGGGATTGACGTTGAGCCTTCTCGTCCTTCCTTTGGTGATCGCCGCGGCAAGAGAGGCAATCCAGGCAGTCCCTGACTCACTTAGGGAGGCATCATTGGCCCTTGGAGCCACTAAATGGCAAACAATACGGCATCACATCCTCCCGTACTCCATTTCGGGAATCATGACTGGAGTCATACTATCCCTCTCAAGGGCAGCGGGAGACACCGCACCGATCCTTCTCACGGGAGCTTGGTTCTACATGAGTTCACTTCCAAGCTCTGTCTTTGACAAGTTCATGGCTCTTCCCTATCACATATTCACGATGTCAACACAGATGGCTGATCTGGAATTAGGGAAGCAAATCGCTTACGGAACCGCTGTGGTGCTTTTAATGATAATACTAGGAATGAATCTTTTTGCGATCATAATTAGGAAAAAATACAGAGAGAAATACAGGTGGTAA
- the pstC gene encoding phosphate ABC transporter permease subunit PstC, giving the protein MEQWIKFALFCAGVVSIVTLALVLIFLIYSSLPAFVEIGPLKMLTGTVWNPTSPSNPQYGMLPLIWGTFIVSLMASFIAIPIGMGCTLYIHEIAHPRIRGFLKPIIEILAGIPSVIYGFFALVILADWIDLLFDSTTRLNALNGSIMLAVMMIPIMVSLSEDALNSVPREIKEASYALGATRWETLKGVMIPSALSGIIAAIVLSLGRAIGETMTVLMATGNTAVITLNPLHSVETMTAVIAIEMGEVSQFAIHYNTLFAVGVVLFVITFIVNILADWVNAKFVEVYR; this is encoded by the coding sequence ATGGAACAGTGGATCAAATTCGCTCTGTTCTGTGCGGGAGTAGTCTCCATAGTGACACTCGCTTTGGTCCTGATATTTCTGATATACAGCTCACTTCCCGCATTCGTTGAAATCGGACCGCTCAAGATGCTCACCGGGACCGTATGGAATCCCACTTCACCGTCCAATCCTCAATATGGGATGCTGCCACTGATCTGGGGCACGTTCATAGTGAGTCTGATGGCTTCCTTCATAGCCATACCCATAGGTATGGGTTGTACCCTGTATATCCATGAAATCGCCCATCCCAGGATCAGAGGCTTTCTCAAACCCATCATTGAGATTCTAGCCGGCATCCCCTCTGTGATCTATGGTTTCTTCGCACTCGTTATCTTGGCAGACTGGATCGATCTGCTATTCGATTCCACCACCAGGCTCAATGCCCTCAACGGATCGATAATGCTTGCGGTGATGATGATCCCCATAATGGTCTCGCTCTCCGAGGACGCTCTCAACTCCGTGCCCAGGGAGATTAAGGAGGCATCATACGCACTAGGCGCAACAAGATGGGAGACGTTAAAGGGGGTCATGATACCCTCCGCCCTTTCGGGAATAATCGCTGCCATCGTACTCTCGCTAGGCAGGGCAATCGGTGAGACCATGACTGTACTTATGGCCACGGGCAACACGGCGGTCATCACCCTGAATCCGCTTCACTCGGTCGAGACCATGACAGCCGTTATCGCCATCGAGATGGGTGAGGTCTCGCAATTCGCCATACACTACAATACTCTATTCGCTGTAGGGGTGGTTCTGTTCGTCATCACTTTCATCGTCAACATTCTAGCGGACTGGGTCAACGCGAAGTTCGTGGAGGTGTACCGATGA
- a CDS encoding phosphate ABC transporter substrate-binding protein produces MSKIRTLMIVLIILFSAIGFFIILVGGAGTNSVSQKGSDTLLELMQNSAERFTNENPDIGIQITGGGTGTGIAALISGQVDVAQASREIKQSELDQAFSVGVDPLMFRVAIDGIAIIVNGNNPFAGLTVEELKGIYNGTYTNWDQLGGPNLRIVAYGRQSTSGTYGYFQDEILQNEDYRLDMQQISGNAAIVDAVRLDSGGIGYVGIGYVGSSSDIKMIGLASEEGGPYYSPLDPDAVYSGDYVLSRFLFLYTDGIPSGSVYQWISWILSPEGQAVVEELGFYPLGQEVLEEELAKLEG; encoded by the coding sequence ATGAGCAAAATCCGAACTCTGATGATTGTATTGATCATACTCTTCTCAGCTATCGGTTTCTTCATAATTCTCGTTGGAGGTGCCGGAACCAACAGTGTCAGCCAGAAAGGGTCTGACACGCTCCTCGAACTCATGCAGAACTCCGCTGAACGGTTCACGAATGAGAACCCAGATATCGGTATCCAGATAACCGGTGGAGGAACCGGGACAGGCATCGCCGCGCTCATCTCGGGCCAGGTAGATGTGGCTCAAGCCTCCAGAGAGATCAAACAGTCCGAGTTGGACCAGGCTTTTTCCGTAGGTGTGGACCCATTGATGTTCCGTGTGGCGATCGACGGGATCGCTATTATTGTGAACGGAAACAACCCATTTGCTGGTCTGACGGTTGAGGAATTGAAAGGCATATACAATGGTACCTACACCAACTGGGATCAGCTTGGAGGTCCCAATCTCAGAATTGTAGCCTATGGAAGGCAGTCCACCTCTGGAACATATGGTTACTTCCAGGATGAGATACTCCAAAATGAGGACTACCGTCTTGATATGCAGCAGATATCAGGAAACGCTGCCATCGTCGACGCTGTAAGACTGGACAGTGGAGGCATCGGCTATGTCGGCATCGGCTATGTCGGTTCCTCATCCGATATCAAGATGATCGGCCTTGCCTCTGAGGAAGGAGGACCGTATTACTCACCTCTGGATCCTGATGCTGTGTATTCCGGGGATTACGTCCTTTCAAGGTTCCTGTTCCTCTACACTGATGGCATACCCTCTGGTTCTGTGTATCAATGGATCTCATGGATACTTTCCCCAGAAGGTCAGGCTGTCGTAGAGGAGCTCGGTTTCTATCCGCTTGGACAAGAAGTGCTTGAAGAGGAGTTGGCGAAACTTGAAGGCTGA
- a CDS encoding phosphate uptake regulator PhoU encodes MEIRKIQKTGVSTMTVSLPKRWVQEQGLKQGDPLEVNVLRDGSLSLNSVIGERDEQVRKIVNVDKDEVGQHLMRKLIAAYLAGYDIIEVRSTARLDYELKREIKEFSRLVIGPEVIEETSNSIVLLDLSDPAELPQRKCVRRMHLLVNSMHRDAITAFEENDDSLARDVIDRDLDVDRLYLMVVKQYNLILKDRRISEKIGVDVFEGMNLMLAARLIERIGDHAEKIARTSLMPHDEGDDKMRKNLRGLSERAVKILDNAVESLFKRDIDEANLVIDEGSKLVEDCELLKPGGDIKGCTSLNENTILDSILRTAMYSIDIAETAINLTINKD; translated from the coding sequence ATGGAGATCCGCAAGATCCAGAAGACCGGTGTATCAACAATGACAGTCTCGCTTCCAAAGAGATGGGTGCAAGAGCAGGGTCTCAAACAGGGAGATCCTCTCGAGGTAAACGTACTTCGTGACGGATCCTTGTCTTTGAATAGTGTCATTGGTGAAAGGGACGAGCAGGTTCGCAAGATAGTGAATGTCGACAAGGATGAAGTGGGGCAGCACCTCATGAGGAAACTCATTGCCGCTTACCTTGCGGGTTACGACATCATCGAGGTTCGATCGACAGCAAGGCTGGATTACGAACTAAAGAGGGAGATCAAGGAATTCTCAAGACTGGTCATTGGACCAGAGGTAATTGAAGAGACCAGTAACTCCATTGTCCTTCTCGATCTATCCGACCCGGCAGAGCTTCCTCAACGCAAGTGCGTCAGGAGGATGCACCTGCTAGTCAATTCTATGCACAGGGATGCTATCACGGCATTTGAAGAGAATGATGATAGCCTTGCAAGGGATGTCATAGACCGAGACCTGGATGTTGATAGGCTTTACCTTATGGTGGTGAAACAGTACAACCTCATCCTCAAGGACCGCAGGATAAGCGAGAAGATCGGCGTGGATGTCTTCGAGGGGATGAACCTTATGCTGGCTGCAAGGCTCATCGAGAGAATAGGGGACCACGCTGAGAAGATTGCCCGCACTTCGCTGATGCCCCATGATGAGGGGGACGACAAAATGCGGAAGAACCTGAGAGGACTCAGCGAGAGGGCGGTCAAAATACTGGATAATGCTGTGGAATCTCTTTTCAAGAGGGATATCGATGAGGCGAACCTGGTCATAGATGAGGGGAGCAAGCTGGTTGAGGACTGCGAGCTGCTGAAGCCTGGGGGGGACATCAAGGGATGCACGAGCCTCAATGAGAACACTATATTGGACAGCATTCTCAGAACTGCCATGTACTCAATCGATATCGCGGAGACCGCCATCAACCTCACGATAAACAAGGACTAG
- a CDS encoding isocitrate/isopropylmalate dehydrogenase family protein: MVDHRLVEKGKEHFGRIIERQLERVDQMKADKGWKDFKNLDKIVIGIVGGDGIGPYICAHAQRVLEFLLKEDIEKGKVEIRTIEGMTIEDRVRVMKAIPDEVVEELKKCDVILKGPTTTPKKGDPWPNIESANVAMRKVLDLFANVRPVRVPEQGLDWIFFRENTEGSYMLGSEGIDLSSDIAFDFCVTTRQGSERIIRLAFEYAKQNGYSKVTVVTKANVVKATDGLFLEVAEEVAKDYPDIEWDDWFIDIMTAKLIDENRRRQFQVMVLPNLYGDIITDEAAQIQGGVGTAGAANIGKQYAMFEAIHGSAPRMVDEGRAQYADPSSVIKGGALLLSHVGYQEEANKLEMALDICCQLERKMILTGRSNGATGSEFANYIMDTIQDPGLEEKWNSFKA; this comes from the coding sequence ATGGTTGATCATAGATTGGTTGAGAAAGGAAAGGAACATTTCGGTAGGATCATCGAGAGGCAGCTCGAGAGAGTTGACCAGATGAAGGCCGACAAGGGTTGGAAGGATTTCAAGAACCTTGACAAGATCGTGATAGGAATCGTGGGCGGTGACGGAATCGGCCCATACATATGCGCTCATGCCCAGAGGGTGCTGGAGTTTCTCCTCAAGGAGGACATCGAGAAAGGGAAGGTAGAGATTCGCACCATAGAGGGGATGACAATCGAGGATCGTGTTCGGGTCATGAAGGCCATCCCGGACGAGGTGGTCGAGGAGCTGAAAAAGTGTGATGTGATCCTGAAGGGACCGACCACTACACCCAAGAAGGGCGATCCTTGGCCCAACATCGAGAGCGCGAATGTTGCCATGAGGAAAGTGCTCGATCTATTCGCGAATGTACGACCGGTAAGGGTCCCAGAACAGGGTCTTGACTGGATCTTCTTCAGGGAGAACACCGAGGGCAGCTACATGCTTGGGAGCGAGGGGATAGATCTCTCCAGCGACATCGCCTTCGATTTCTGCGTTACCACCCGGCAAGGATCCGAGCGGATTATCAGGCTAGCCTTCGAGTACGCCAAACAGAACGGGTACTCCAAGGTGACCGTCGTGACCAAGGCAAATGTGGTAAAGGCTACCGATGGCTTATTCCTGGAGGTGGCCGAAGAGGTGGCCAAAGACTATCCGGACATTGAGTGGGATGATTGGTTCATCGATATCATGACCGCCAAGCTCATCGACGAGAACCGCCGTCGTCAGTTCCAGGTAATGGTCCTTCCAAACCTATATGGCGATATCATCACCGACGAAGCGGCCCAGATCCAGGGAGGCGTTGGGACTGCGGGAGCGGCCAATATTGGGAAGCAATACGCCATGTTCGAGGCGATTCACGGATCCGCACCCAGGATGGTGGACGAAGGAAGGGCACAGTACGCTGACCCCTCCTCGGTCATCAAGGGCGGAGCGCTTCTGCTCAGTCACGTTGGCTACCAGGAGGAGGCGAATAAGCTTGAGATGGCACTGGATATATGTTGTCAGCTCGAGAGAAAGATGATCCTCACTGGTCGTTCGAATGGAGCCACCGGTTCAGAATTCGCCAACTACATCATGGATACGATACAGGATCCTGGACTCGAAGAGAAGTGGAACAGCTTCAAAGCCTAG
- a CDS encoding 3-isopropylmalate dehydratase small subunit, translating into MKNLYGKVHRFGDNINTDYIISGKYKFKTLDMNELAHHVMEDIRPDFYNEVEKGDFIVAGENFGGGSSREQAPLVIQAAGVGAVLAKSFARIFFRNAINVGLPVVECDTSDIEEGDELKIDLVGGWVKNVTKDKKIPSTPLPEVMVRILNAGGLAEYLKKEGSL; encoded by the coding sequence GTGAAGAACCTTTATGGAAAGGTACACAGGTTCGGTGACAACATCAACACCGACTACATCATCTCTGGAAAGTACAAGTTCAAGACACTTGACATGAACGAGCTGGCCCATCATGTAATGGAGGACATTCGCCCCGACTTCTACAATGAGGTGGAGAAGGGTGACTTCATCGTGGCCGGCGAGAACTTCGGAGGTGGCTCCAGCCGGGAGCAGGCTCCCCTGGTCATTCAGGCCGCCGGGGTGGGCGCCGTTTTGGCCAAATCCTTCGCCCGAATCTTCTTCAGGAATGCCATTAATGTTGGACTCCCCGTCGTAGAATGTGATACCTCCGATATCGAAGAGGGCGACGAGCTCAAGATCGATCTTGTAGGAGGCTGGGTGAAAAACGTGACAAAGGACAAGAAGATCCCCTCCACCCCGCTTCCAGAGGTTATGGTCCGCATTCTGAACGCCGGTGGACTGGCAGAATACCTGAAGAAGGAAGGCTCACTTTAA
- a CDS encoding 3-isopropylmalate dehydratase large subunit: MGTISEEILSNHVKEEVSAGQIVISPVDFMMSQDGTTPLTIVAFDKMEGKGFNDPDRYCAVIDHNVPSPLEGVSNLHAKMRDFVGSYGGTLYDIGDGVCHQLVPEQGHALPGDVVIGADSHTCTYGAINCFSTGVGSTDLAAALITGQTWFKVPQTIKLVYNGSLPKGVFSKDVALHMVGMITHRGATYKALEIHGEAIDSLSVEGRMTISNMAVETGAKVGIMRYDEKVEAYVRPRAKRPYKGVDPTEDATYERIIEKDLSDLPPMIAKPHDVDNVAEIDELVGMDINQVFIGTCTNGRLEDLTVAANILKGEKIAKGVRFVVSPSSREVMLNAMETGVMDILVKAGACITSASCGPCVGTCNGIPSDDEVVISTANRNFKGRMGNKTSEIYLASPATAAYSAIKGKLADPREVVA, from the coding sequence ATGGGTACAATTTCGGAGGAGATTCTCTCCAATCACGTTAAGGAAGAAGTCTCTGCTGGCCAGATAGTGATATCTCCGGTGGACTTCATGATGAGTCAGGATGGAACTACCCCTCTTACTATTGTCGCTTTCGACAAGATGGAGGGGAAGGGATTCAACGATCCAGACCGCTACTGTGCGGTTATAGACCACAATGTCCCCTCGCCACTGGAGGGCGTATCGAACCTCCACGCCAAGATGCGTGACTTCGTTGGAAGTTACGGGGGAACGCTGTACGATATTGGTGATGGAGTGTGTCATCAGCTGGTTCCGGAGCAGGGTCATGCCCTACCCGGGGATGTGGTGATCGGAGCGGATAGTCACACCTGCACCTATGGTGCGATCAACTGCTTCTCGACTGGAGTGGGATCTACAGATCTGGCTGCCGCGTTGATAACCGGGCAGACATGGTTCAAGGTCCCTCAGACGATTAAGCTAGTTTACAACGGATCGCTTCCCAAGGGCGTCTTCTCGAAGGACGTGGCCCTTCATATGGTGGGCATGATCACCCACAGAGGGGCCACTTACAAGGCCTTGGAGATCCACGGCGAGGCGATTGACTCACTCTCCGTGGAGGGAAGGATGACGATATCCAATATGGCAGTCGAAACGGGAGCGAAGGTAGGCATAATGCGATACGATGAGAAGGTCGAGGCCTACGTTCGCCCCAGGGCCAAGAGACCTTATAAAGGGGTGGATCCCACGGAGGACGCCACTTACGAAAGGATAATCGAGAAGGACCTTTCCGATCTGCCACCGATGATCGCGAAGCCCCACGATGTCGATAACGTGGCGGAGATCGATGAATTGGTGGGCATGGACATCAACCAGGTGTTCATAGGGACATGCACCAACGGTCGCCTTGAGGATCTTACGGTAGCGGCAAACATACTGAAGGGCGAGAAGATTGCCAAAGGCGTGAGGTTCGTGGTATCGCCCTCATCCAGGGAGGTAATGCTGAACGCCATGGAGACTGGCGTGATGGATATCCTCGTAAAGGCGGGCGCGTGCATCACATCCGCTTCATGCGGTCCCTGTGTCGGAACCTGCAACGGCATTCCTTCCGATGATGAGGTGGTAATCTCCACTGCCAACAGGAACTTCAAGGGCAGGATGGGGAATAAGACCTCAGAGATATACCTGGCAAGTCCCGCGACGGCCGCATACTCCGCGATCAAGGGAAAGCTGGCCGATCCACGGGAGGTGGTGGCGTGA
- the nifV gene encoding homocitrate synthase, translated as MQSEESVHEKLSKFPLNICDTTLRDGEQAAGIVFANLEKIRIAKLLDELGVQQLEVGIPAMGGDEKKSIKRIASLGLDSSILGWNRASIEDISHSIDCDVDAVAISMSSSDIHIEHKLRKSREWVLERLVEGIEYAKDHGLYVSANAEDSSRADKEFLIKFAQTAKGAGADRLRYCDTLGILEPRRTFETIKVLVDYVKIPVEMHTHNDFGMATANAIAGVRGGATFISTTVLGIGERTGNSPLEEVVMAAKHLLNVDTGIDTKRFREIAEYVARASNREIPGWKPIVGSNCFAHEAGIHTDGVLKFLSNYEPYSPEEVGMDRKIIIGKHSGRSTIKQVLADRGIDINDEASTAILEIVRKTSVSLKRALSENELFYIYQDWKEGMFEALEENVGG; from the coding sequence ATGCAGAGTGAAGAGAGTGTTCATGAAAAGCTCAGCAAGTTCCCGCTGAACATATGCGATACAACGCTCCGTGATGGTGAGCAGGCAGCGGGAATAGTCTTTGCCAACCTCGAGAAGATCCGTATTGCCAAGCTCCTCGATGAGCTCGGCGTCCAGCAACTTGAGGTGGGCATTCCGGCCATGGGAGGTGATGAGAAGAAGTCCATCAAGCGCATCGCCAGCCTTGGTCTGGACTCCTCCATACTTGGCTGGAATCGCGCTTCGATCGAGGATATCTCTCACAGCATCGACTGCGATGTTGATGCGGTAGCGATATCCATGTCATCATCGGACATACACATCGAGCACAAGCTGCGTAAGAGTCGTGAGTGGGTACTTGAGCGCCTGGTTGAAGGTATCGAGTACGCCAAGGATCATGGGCTGTATGTCTCGGCAAACGCCGAGGACTCCAGTCGCGCGGACAAGGAGTTCCTGATCAAGTTCGCCCAGACCGCAAAGGGAGCTGGTGCCGACAGACTCAGGTACTGCGATACCCTGGGGATACTGGAACCCAGGCGTACCTTCGAGACCATCAAGGTACTGGTGGATTACGTCAAGATTCCTGTTGAGATGCACACACACAATGATTTTGGGATGGCGACTGCGAACGCCATCGCCGGCGTGAGGGGTGGTGCAACATTCATCAGCACCACTGTGCTGGGCATTGGAGAGCGCACTGGAAATTCTCCGCTTGAGGAGGTGGTAATGGCGGCCAAGCACCTCCTGAACGTGGATACTGGTATCGATACCAAGCGCTTCCGTGAGATCGCCGAGTATGTGGCTCGAGCATCCAATCGGGAAATCCCTGGATGGAAGCCAATTGTGGGCAGCAACTGCTTCGCTCATGAGGCGGGTATACACACGGACGGCGTGCTCAAGTTCCTCAGTAACTACGAGCCTTACTCACCAGAAGAGGTGGGTATGGATCGCAAGATAATCATAGGCAAGCATTCCGGCAGATCCACCATCAAGCAGGTGCTAGCCGATAGGGGAATAGATATTAACGATGAAGCCTCGACCGCCATACTTGAGATCGTTAGAAAGACCTCCGTCTCCCTGAAGAGGGCGCTTTCCGAGAATGAGCTCTTTTACATTTATCAGGACTGGAAGGAGGGAATGTTCGAGGCCCTTGAGGAGAATGTAGGTGGTTGA
- a CDS encoding mRNA surveillance protein pelota, translating into MRVLHQDRKTGEIKVQVDSLDDLWHLFNIISVGDMVFAVTYRREEGKADKIRSERGEKRRMRLGLRVEKVEFHEFEDRLRILGVIEEGPQDLGSYHTFNMQEGEVISIIKERWTEAQLKRVKRAVEDAKRPKIVFVSLEYDEAAIAVLRQFGIQELAHIFAPSSGKMYESKGEGDYYDEIVGKVVQISGEGVPVIILGPGFAKETLIARGKERSPEIFGRARVFHTGQAGMAGINELMKKGIGGDILEDSRVAMEVQLVEQVLSEISKDGLVAYGTKEVEKAVKMGAVDTLLIMDSLVRHRDLDELMRSAEASGGRVVVVSEHHDAGRELESIGGYAALLRFKVE; encoded by the coding sequence ATGAGGGTTCTCCACCAGGACCGGAAGACGGGGGAGATAAAGGTGCAGGTAGACTCTCTCGATGATCTCTGGCACCTGTTCAATATCATCAGTGTGGGTGATATGGTCTTCGCGGTCACTTACCGCCGAGAGGAAGGAAAGGCCGACAAGATCCGCTCAGAGAGAGGAGAGAAGAGACGGATGCGTCTGGGACTGAGGGTCGAGAAGGTGGAGTTCCACGAGTTCGAAGATCGTCTTAGAATCCTCGGAGTTATAGAGGAAGGCCCCCAGGACCTGGGCTCATATCATACCTTTAACATGCAGGAAGGTGAGGTCATCTCCATCATCAAGGAGAGATGGACCGAGGCCCAGTTAAAGCGCGTAAAGAGGGCGGTGGAGGATGCCAAGCGTCCCAAGATCGTGTTCGTCTCTCTGGAGTATGACGAGGCGGCCATCGCTGTTCTCAGGCAGTTCGGGATTCAGGAATTGGCACATATCTTCGCACCCTCCTCTGGCAAGATGTACGAGAGCAAGGGGGAGGGCGACTATTACGACGAGATCGTGGGCAAGGTGGTCCAAATCTCTGGGGAGGGTGTGCCGGTCATCATACTGGGGCCAGGTTTCGCTAAGGAGACCCTAATCGCACGCGGTAAAGAGCGCTCTCCAGAGATCTTCGGAAGAGCAAGGGTCTTCCACACCGGCCAGGCGGGCATGGCCGGAATCAACGAGCTGATGAAGAAGGGGATCGGCGGTGACATCCTCGAAGATTCCCGTGTTGCAATGGAGGTTCAGCTTGTAGAGCAGGTCCTTTCCGAGATATCTAAGGATGGTTTGGTGGCCTACGGCACCAAAGAGGTAGAGAAGGCGGTGAAAATGGGGGCTGTGGACACACTGCTCATAATGGACAGCTTAGTCAGGCACAGGGACCTCGATGAGTTGATGCGGTCGGCCGAGGCTTCAGGGGGAAGGGTTGTCGTGGTCAGCGAGCATCACGATGCAGGCAGAGAACTGGAGTCCATAGGCGGCTATGCTGCCCTTCTTCGGTTCAAGGTGGAATAG